The Pseudomonas parafulva genome window below encodes:
- a CDS encoding NAD(P)H-dependent glycerol-3-phosphate dehydrogenase, whose product MTEQRPVAVLGGGSFGTAVANLLAENGNPVRQWMRDPEQAEAMRVNRENPRYLKGIRLHERVEPVNDLLATLQGSELIFVALPSSALRSVLAPHAETVSGKGLISLTKGIEPQTFKLMSQIIEEIAPQARIGVLSGPNLAREIAEHALTATVVASEDEALCEQVQAVLHGRTFRVYASADRFGVELGGALKNVYAIIAGMAVALDMGENTKSMLITRALAEMTRFAVSQGANPMTFLGLAGVGDLIVTCSSPKSRNYQVGYALGQGLSLEEAVSRLGEVAEGVNTLKVLKAKAQQVQVYMPLVAGLHAILFEGRTLAQVIEHLMRAEPKTDVDFISTSGFN is encoded by the coding sequence ATGACTGAACAGCGACCTGTTGCAGTGCTGGGAGGTGGAAGCTTCGGCACCGCCGTGGCGAATCTGCTGGCGGAGAATGGCAACCCGGTGCGTCAATGGATGCGCGATCCGGAACAGGCCGAGGCCATGCGCGTCAACCGCGAGAATCCACGGTATCTCAAAGGTATCCGCCTACATGAGCGGGTCGAGCCGGTCAACGACCTGCTGGCCACGCTGCAGGGTAGCGAACTGATTTTCGTCGCGCTGCCGTCCAGTGCCTTGCGTAGCGTGCTGGCGCCGCATGCCGAGACGGTTAGCGGCAAGGGCCTGATCAGCCTGACCAAGGGCATCGAGCCGCAGACGTTCAAGCTGATGAGCCAGATCATCGAAGAGATCGCGCCCCAGGCGCGGATCGGTGTGCTGTCCGGTCCTAACCTGGCGCGTGAAATCGCCGAACATGCGCTCACCGCCACCGTGGTCGCCAGCGAGGACGAAGCGCTCTGCGAGCAGGTCCAGGCCGTGCTGCACGGGCGCACCTTCCGCGTCTACGCCAGCGCCGACCGCTTCGGCGTCGAGCTCGGCGGCGCGCTGAAGAACGTCTACGCAATCATCGCTGGCATGGCGGTGGCCCTGGACATGGGCGAGAACACCAAGAGCATGCTCATCACCCGCGCACTGGCCGAGATGACGCGCTTTGCCGTCAGTCAGGGCGCCAATCCCATGACCTTCCTCGGTCTGGCGGGGGTTGGCGACCTTATCGTCACCTGCTCGTCACCCAAGAGCCGCAATTATCAGGTCGGCTATGCCCTGGGGCAGGGGCTGAGCCTGGAGGAAGCGGTCAGCCGCCTGGGCGAAGTGGCCGAGGGGGTCAACACGCTCAAGGTGCTCAAGGCCAAGGCCCAGCAGGTGCAGGTGTACATGCCGCTGGTCGCCGGGCTGCACGCGATCCTGTTCGAGGGACGCACCCTGGCCCAGGTGATCGAGCACCTGATGCGCGCCGAACCCAAGACCGACGTCGATTTCATTTCCACCAGCGGTTTCAACTGA
- a CDS encoding TonB-dependent receptor plug domain-containing protein, translated as MFPGTPPARRLLLLTALLGGPAVADDLFIDTDLPQVLTATRLKQSPAAVPGSMTVLDSALIHASGARDVPELLRLVPGMMIGYGAGNQPTVNYHGSNVNDARRMQVLIDGRSVYRAGLATVDWSDIPLAIEDIERIEVFRGPNTVSYGANALMAVVNILTRRPADSHGTRLKITRGQDGINDFYASQGLGWDGGDLRLSMSGLQDDGFDKNQYGQDYRDSRRLTRFNLSVSHSLAPDQTLDWQLAAKEGSNQRPYTYKPVFPFVTGRGDNADLDAKDYAGSLRWSIDFNPEHSLYVQGSAQQFDRQQVWRACDATLAFSPELTRLWQLDPNYAERVARNANNPPNSRDPVLQGLRNQIKSQWDNGGSREVCGDVDQSTRETRYDLEIQDTLSLTDSLRLLSGLNYRYDRADSQTYFNGRLDDRTWRLFGQLEWRADEHWILQGGAMFENSQLSGTSLTPRVAVNYLITPRQGLRAVYSEAVRSPDMFENNVNWSYTVRNLTPNVLGLRDGEYFVKTRGPGNLDQERMRSRELGYNGFFSDLDLNLDVKLFHDEITGMISEPLKNNQYIASNANRARFSGSETQLDWRLSPRDRLRVSYAYVDAWASNPDDRRLSAHNSGSVGWLRDWGSGWSSALFYYGDDALNQYRYERVDLRVAKRMRIHGSSVELAALWQQRLDDQPTTVEQNRYDSRHRLSVSAELEF; from the coding sequence GTGTTCCCTGGCACGCCCCCTGCCCGCCGCTTGCTGTTGCTCACTGCCCTGCTGGGCGGCCCGGCCGTGGCCGACGATCTGTTCATCGACACCGACCTGCCGCAGGTTCTGACCGCCACGCGGCTCAAACAATCCCCGGCGGCGGTGCCCGGCAGCATGACCGTGCTCGACAGCGCGCTGATCCACGCCAGCGGCGCACGTGACGTACCCGAGCTGCTGCGCCTGGTACCGGGGATGATGATCGGCTACGGCGCCGGCAACCAGCCGACCGTCAACTATCACGGCAGCAACGTCAACGATGCTCGGCGCATGCAGGTGCTGATCGATGGCCGCTCGGTGTACCGGGCGGGCCTGGCCACGGTGGACTGGAGCGACATTCCCCTGGCCATCGAAGACATCGAGCGCATCGAAGTGTTTCGCGGCCCCAATACCGTCAGCTACGGCGCCAACGCGCTGATGGCGGTGGTCAACATCCTCACCCGACGCCCTGCCGACAGCCATGGCACGCGCCTGAAGATCACCCGCGGCCAGGACGGCATCAATGACTTCTATGCCAGCCAAGGCCTGGGCTGGGACGGCGGCGACCTGCGCCTGTCGATGTCCGGCCTGCAGGACGATGGCTTCGACAAGAACCAGTACGGTCAGGACTACCGCGACAGCCGGCGCCTGACCCGCTTCAACCTCAGCGTCAGTCACAGCCTGGCCCCGGATCAGACGCTGGACTGGCAACTGGCGGCCAAGGAAGGCAGCAACCAACGGCCGTATACCTACAAACCGGTGTTCCCCTTCGTCACCGGGCGCGGCGACAACGCCGACCTGGACGCCAAGGACTACGCCGGCTCGCTGCGCTGGAGCATCGACTTCAATCCCGAGCACAGCCTTTATGTGCAGGGCTCGGCGCAGCAGTTCGACCGTCAGCAGGTCTGGCGTGCCTGCGACGCGACATTGGCCTTCAGCCCCGAACTGACCCGCCTGTGGCAGCTCGACCCGAATTACGCCGAACGCGTGGCACGCAACGCCAACAACCCGCCGAACAGCCGCGATCCGGTTCTGCAGGGCCTGCGCAACCAGATCAAGAGCCAATGGGACAACGGTGGCAGCCGGGAAGTGTGCGGCGACGTCGACCAGAGCACCCGCGAGACCCGTTATGACCTGGAAATTCAGGACACCCTGAGCCTGACCGACAGCCTGCGCCTGCTCAGCGGCCTCAACTACCGTTATGATCGCGCCGACTCGCAGACCTACTTCAACGGTCGGCTCGACGACCGCACCTGGCGCTTGTTTGGCCAGCTCGAATGGCGCGCTGACGAGCACTGGATCCTGCAAGGCGGCGCGATGTTCGAAAACAGCCAGCTCTCCGGCACGTCCCTGACCCCGCGCGTGGCGGTGAACTACCTGATCACTCCGCGTCAGGGGCTGCGCGCAGTGTACTCCGAGGCCGTGCGCTCGCCGGACATGTTCGAGAATAACGTCAACTGGAGCTACACGGTCCGAAACCTCACGCCCAACGTGCTCGGCCTGCGCGACGGTGAGTACTTCGTCAAGACCCGCGGTCCCGGCAACCTCGACCAGGAGCGCATGCGCTCGCGCGAACTGGGCTACAACGGTTTCTTTTCCGACCTTGACCTGAACCTGGACGTGAAGCTGTTCCACGACGAGATCACCGGCATGATCAGCGAGCCGTTGAAGAACAATCAGTACATCGCCAGCAATGCCAACAGGGCACGCTTCAGCGGCAGCGAAACTCAGTTGGACTGGCGCCTGAGCCCGCGTGACCGCCTGCGCGTGAGCTATGCCTACGTCGATGCCTGGGCGAGCAACCCCGACGACCGCCGCCTCAGCGCACACAACAGCGGTTCGGTCGGCTGGTTGCGCGACTGGGGGTCGGGTTGGTCGAGCGCGCTGTTCTACTACGGGGACGATGCCCTCAATCAATACCGCTACGAGCGTGTCGATCTGCGGGTGGCCAAGCGCATGCGGATTCATGGCAGTTCGGTCGAATTGGCTGCGCTGTGGCAGCAACGCTTGGACGACCAGCCCACGACCGTCGAGCAGAACCGCTATGACAGCCGCCATCGCCTGAGCGTCAGTGCGGAGCTGGAGTTCTGA
- a CDS encoding ABC transporter substrate-binding protein, producing MLRMLRMLALCLWPMGTLCAHEILLVGGDDTAGVSSFVSALQARRPLDQVRFQTVTQLPSPGRLDVQTRLILLDEAALDWRLREPSGPLSLALRISRVQAQLRLGKSRPEYLSLLWSDPPLARQLRLTRYLLPQARRIGVLYGPDSRFLIDELHQAANHMGLEIVAQDWADLRDSRPLQHVLGNSDVLLGIDDPQLFNAKTVKNLLLSSYGRQMALIGPNAGFVRAGALASTYSDQDDWLAVLDRLLDQPPTRWPRSLYPDHFRVSGNQQVARALGLERIEPNAAELVLAEGESTP from the coding sequence ATGCTGCGCATGCTACGGATGCTGGCGCTGTGTCTGTGGCCCATGGGCACGCTGTGCGCCCATGAAATCCTGCTGGTCGGTGGCGATGACACCGCCGGGGTGAGCAGCTTCGTCAGCGCGCTGCAAGCCAGACGCCCTCTCGACCAGGTGCGTTTCCAGACTGTCACGCAGTTGCCCTCGCCCGGCCGACTCGATGTCCAGACGCGCCTGATCCTGCTGGATGAGGCCGCACTCGACTGGCGCCTGCGCGAGCCATCCGGCCCCCTCTCGCTGGCGCTGCGGATCAGCCGGGTTCAGGCGCAACTGCGCCTGGGAAAGTCGCGCCCCGAGTACCTCAGCCTGCTGTGGAGCGATCCGCCACTGGCACGGCAACTGCGCCTGACGCGCTATCTGCTGCCGCAGGCACGACGTATCGGCGTGCTGTATGGACCTGACAGCCGCTTCCTCATCGACGAGTTGCATCAGGCAGCCAATCACATGGGCCTGGAGATCGTCGCCCAGGACTGGGCCGATCTGCGCGACAGTCGCCCTCTGCAGCATGTCCTGGGCAACAGCGACGTGCTACTGGGCATCGACGATCCTCAGTTGTTCAATGCCAAGACCGTCAAGAACCTCTTGCTCAGCAGTTATGGGCGGCAGATGGCGTTGATCGGTCCCAACGCCGGCTTCGTCCGCGCCGGCGCCCTGGCCAGCACCTACAGCGACCAGGACGACTGGCTGGCGGTACTCGATCGCTTGCTCGACCAGCCGCCCACGCGCTGGCCGCGCAGCCTCTATCCCGATCACTTCCGGGTCAGCGGCAATCAGCAGGTGGCCCGCGCCCTTGGGCTGGAGCGCATAGAGCCGAACGCAGCCGAGCTGGTCCTGGCCGAAGGAGAGTCGACACCATGA